The following is a genomic window from Caproiciproducens sp. CPB-2.
ACAAAACCGCTTTCCAGACCAAGGATATGGGCTACGCGTCCGCAATCGCGGTCGTTCTCTTCGTTCTCATCATGATCGTCACAATCATTCAGCAGCGGCTCAACCGCGTGGAATGGGGGTATTAAGATGGCAAGCAATTCCAGAAAATACTACAAGCTGTATGTTGTGATCGCCGTCATCCTGATGGTTTTCGCCCTGCTCATTATTGCGCCCTACATCTGGATGATGCTCACTTCCTTCAAGAGCACCCGCGAGGTCCTGTACAACCCCGGAAAAGTCATGCCGATCAAATGGACGCTTTCCGGCTACCTCACCGTTTTGACAAAATCGCCGTTCTTCAGCTGGTTCAAAAACAGCGTGATCGTGTCCGTTACCGTTACGGCGGCGGTCATCTTTACAAGCACGATCACCGGCTATGTGTTTTCCAAATACCGGTTCAAGGGGAAAAACTTTCTTTTCTGGCTGGTGCTGAGCACCATGATGGTTCCCAGCCAGATCACCATGATCCCCCGTTTCCTGATTATCAATCAGGTCGGCCTGTACAACAGCCTGCAGGCGCTGATCATTCCTGCGATCGTATCCGGGTTCGGCATTTATCTTTGCCGGCAGTTCTGCGACGAAATCCCGGACAGCCTTTGCGAGGCCGCGAAGCTGGACGGCGCGGGGGATTTCCGAATCTACGCCAGCATCATCCTGCCGCAGCTGCGGCCCTGCATCGCGGCTTTAGCGATTTTCACCTTCCTGGATATCTGGAACGATTACCTGAACCCTCTGATCATGCTCTCCACACTGAAGAGCATGACGCTTCCTCTGGCGCTGACCTATTTCTCCGACGCGCATTCCACCGATATCAGCGCCGTCATGGCGGCCTCCGCGCTGATTATGCTCCCGGTGACCATCCTTCTTCTCTGCTTCCAGAAGCAGTTCATCAAGGGCGTTGCGATCTCTGGCATGAAATAAAGAAAAACAAGCATAGGCGGATCGACCCGTTTTCCGGGCGATCCGCCTGTTTTTATATTCCTATGCCGCAAAATGAGAAACGGCTGTATTGCCTAAGAAGAGAATGTCAGCCCATGCACACACGGACAACATGCTTTTGCCCGTCGCCGCACACCGGAAGGACGTTGCCCCGTACCGGTTCGCCGTCAAGCGTCATGCTTTTTACGCCTTTGCTCTTCCCCGCCGCATTGTCGATCTCGATCCGGTACGTGGAGCCGCGGAACTTGCGTTCCACCGTAAAACTGCCGAAATCCTCGGGAATACACGGATCGATTTCCAGTCCGTCGAACTGGGGCCGGATACCGAGAATAAACTGGGAGACGTTGTAAAAGCTCCAGGCCGCCGTACCGGTCAGCCAGGAATTTTTCGCCTCGCCGTGCCGCGGCGCGTCGCGCCCCGCGATCATCTGCGCGTAAACATAGGGTTCGGTGCGATGCACTTCACTGATCTGCTCCGTATAGGCGGGGCAGGTTTTTTTGTAAACGGAAAACGCCAGATCGCCGCGGCCGAGAACGGTTTCCGCAATGGAAACCCAGGGATTGTTGTGACAGAAAATGCCGCCATTTTCCTTATAGCCCGGAGGATAGGAGGATATTTCGCCCAGATTCAGCCGGTAAGAGGTATAGGACGGCCAATTCAGAACCAAACCGAATTCCGTGTCAAGATGCCGGTGCACGGAATCCAGAGCGCGCTGCGCCAGGCCTTCCTTTACGCCGACCCCGGCCATGACGCAGAAGCCCTGCGGTTCGATAAACAGCTTGCCTTCGTCGCATTCCCGGCTTCCAACCTTGTCCCCGAAGGCGTCGTAGGCCCGCAGGAACCATTCGCCGTCCCAACCGTCCTTGAGGATGGCGTCGGTCATATTGCGCACTTCGCGAAGCGCACGTTCCGCTTCCCCCGCGCAGCCCGACCGGCGCAGGATTTCGGCGTACGCCGGGCCGACCGAAACAAACAGCCCCGCGATAAACACCGATTCCGCGATCCCGCTTTCAAAGTTCGCGCAGGTCTGGAAGGATTCCCCGGGCGTTTTGGAAAAGCAGTTCAGGTTCAGGCAGTCGTTCCAGTCGGCGCGGCCGATCAGCGGAAGCCCGTGCGGTCCAAGGTTGTTCAGCACATGGTCAAACGAACGTTTCAAATGCTTTAGCAGGGGAACCTCCGTGCCCTCCGCGTTATTGAAGGGAACCTGCTCCTGCAGAACCGGCCAGTCCCCCGTTTCCTTCAGATACGCGATCACCCCGAAAATCAGCCACAGGGAATCGTCGTTAAACCCGCTGCCGACTTCATGGTTGCCCCGTTTGGTCAGCGGCTGGTACTGATGGTAGGCGCTTCCGTCCTCCATCTGCGTAGCGGCGATATCCAGAATACGGGTCCTTGCCCGGGAGGGAATCAAATGCACAAAGCCGAGAAGGTCCTGCGCGGAATCCCGGAAGCCCATCCCCCTGCCGATCCCGGACTCAAAATAGGAGGCGGAGCGCGACATGTTGAACGTCACCATGCACTGGTACTGGTTCCAGATGTTCACCATGCGGTTCAGCTTTTCATCCCGGCTGTCAAGGCGGAAATTGGAAAGCAGTCCGTCCCAGTACTCTTTGATACGGGACAGCGCGAAGTCCACCTGCGCGTCTGTGGAAAAGGCGCTTAGCAGCTTTTTTGCCGGCGTTTTATTGACAACATTCGGCGCTTCCCATTTCCGATCCTCCGGGTTTTCACAGTAACCCAGAACGTAAATCAGGCTTTTTTCCTCTCCGGGGGCAAGGGTCACCCGGACGCAGTGGGAGCCGACGGGCGCCCAGCCGCTTGCGACGGAGTTGCGGGGCTTCCCCTCAAGCACCGCGTCCGGCCTGTCAAAGCCGTTGTAGGCCCCTAAAAAGGATTCCCGGTCCGTGTCGAAGCCGTCGATCGCGGTGTTCACGCCGAACACCGCGTAATGATTGCGCCGCTCGCGGTATTCCGATTTGTGGTAAATCGCCCTGCCGTCCACTTCCACTTCCCCGATATTGAAATTGCGCTGGAAGTTCGTCATGTCGTCGTACGCGTTCCAAAGGCAGAATTCAACAAAAGAGAACACCTGAAAGCTCTTTGGCTCTGCGGAGGTGTTCTTCATCGTCAGGCGGGTTACTTCACAGTCCGCGCCGATCGGGACAAAAACGGTCTGCGTCGCCCGCAGGCCGTTTTTACTGGAATCGAAAATGCTGTATCCCAGCCCGTGGCGGCACCCGTAAGAGTCCAGCGGCGTTTTCGTCGGCGCCCAGCCCGGATTCCAGACGGTGCCTTGGTCATTTATATAAAAGTAACGCCCTCCCGCATCCGTGGGAACATTATTGTACCGGTACCGCGTGAGGCGAAGCATGCGTGCGTCTTTATAAAAGCAATATCCCCCCGATGTGTTCGAG
Proteins encoded in this region:
- a CDS encoding carbohydrate ABC transporter permease; translated protein: MASNSRKYYKLYVVIAVILMVFALLIIAPYIWMMLTSFKSTREVLYNPGKVMPIKWTLSGYLTVLTKSPFFSWFKNSVIVSVTVTAAVIFTSTITGYVFSKYRFKGKNFLFWLVLSTMMVPSQITMIPRFLIINQVGLYNSLQALIIPAIVSGFGIYLCRQFCDEIPDSLCEAAKLDGAGDFRIYASIILPQLRPCIAALAIFTFLDIWNDYLNPLIMLSTLKSMTLPLALTYFSDAHSTDISAVMAASALIMLPVTILLLCFQKQFIKGVAISGMK
- a CDS encoding GH36-type glycosyl hydrolase domain-containing protein, with amino-acid sequence MKFGYFDDVRREYVITRPDTPYPWINYLGSEDFFSLISNTSGGYCFYKDARMLRLTRYRYNNVPTDAGGRYFYINDQGTVWNPGWAPTKTPLDSYGCRHGLGYSIFDSSKNGLRATQTVFVPIGADCEVTRLTMKNTSAEPKSFQVFSFVEFCLWNAYDDMTNFQRNFNIGEVEVDGRAIYHKSEYRERRNHYAVFGVNTAIDGFDTDRESFLGAYNGFDRPDAVLEGKPRNSVASGWAPVGSHCVRVTLAPGEEKSLIYVLGYCENPEDRKWEAPNVVNKTPAKKLLSAFSTDAQVDFALSRIKEYWDGLLSNFRLDSRDEKLNRMVNIWNQYQCMVTFNMSRSASYFESGIGRGMGFRDSAQDLLGFVHLIPSRARTRILDIAATQMEDGSAYHQYQPLTKRGNHEVGSGFNDDSLWLIFGVIAYLKETGDWPVLQEQVPFNNAEGTEVPLLKHLKRSFDHVLNNLGPHGLPLIGRADWNDCLNLNCFSKTPGESFQTCANFESGIAESVFIAGLFVSVGPAYAEILRRSGCAGEAERALREVRNMTDAILKDGWDGEWFLRAYDAFGDKVGSRECDEGKLFIEPQGFCVMAGVGVKEGLAQRALDSVHRHLDTEFGLVLNWPSYTSYRLNLGEISSYPPGYKENGGIFCHNNPWVSIAETVLGRGDLAFSVYKKTCPAYTEQISEVHRTEPYVYAQMIAGRDAPRHGEAKNSWLTGTAAWSFYNVSQFILGIRPQFDGLEIDPCIPEDFGSFTVERKFRGSTYRIEIDNAAGKSKGVKSMTLDGEPVRGNVLPVCGDGQKHVVRVCMG